The region CCGTCCACTGGCCGCGGTACCAGGACAAAACGTCGGCGCTGCCCTGGTCTCCAACGGCATCACCGCCTGGCGCAGCACGCGCAAGAACGCGCGTCCCCGCGGACTTTTCTGCGGCATCGGCGTCTGCTTCGACTGCCTCGTAACGGTCGACGGCGAAGCGAATCAGCGTGCCTGCCTCGTCGAGGTGCAGG is a window of Arthrobacter sp. KBS0703 DNA encoding:
- a CDS encoding (2Fe-2S)-binding protein → MSTHSSGETWPVNTPGAVNVSFDGRPLAAVPGQNVGAALVSNGITAWRSTRKNARPRGLFCGIGVCFDCLVTVDGEANQRACLVEVQEGMEIEGSCADQGGRA